The DNA window GGGGGCGTGGCCGGAGGACGACAACGTGGTCGTCGTGGTGGACGACGAGGGCGTCGGTATCGCCGCTCCTGACCGGGAACGGGTCTTCGAGCGGTTCGTCCAGGTGGACAGCGGCGACCGGAGAAGGTTTGGTGGAGTAGGGCTCGGGCTCTACATCGTCCGCAGCCTGGCGAGGGCACAAGGGGGAGACGTGAGCGCACATCCGAGACCCGGCGGGGGCACCAGGATGCGGCTGGTGCTGAAGGGTTCCGGCACTATCGGATCCGACACACCGATGCGGTAACGAGGTGGTCACGGTTGAGCTGATCTATCTTCCAATGTGTACAAGCTGTGATCGAGATGCGGTTTCTGGGATCGAGTAACGGGGCATTTCGGTCGTACCGGGGAGTGTTCCCGCGGGGGGCACAGGGAACGGGGAGGTGGGTGTGTCAAGCGTGGTGCTGCTGCCGTACGCGCCGTCCAGCGTCGCCGTCGCCCGCCAGCGTCTGAGCACGGACCTGCAGGACAGCGGGGTCTTCGCGACGGCGATCGACGACGCGGTGCTCGTCGTGAGCGAGCTGTTGAGCAACGCGCTGCGGCACGCGCACCCGCTGCCCTCGGGCATGGTGAGGGTCGCCTGGCTGCGCAGCGACGAGCACATCGAGGTGGCGGTGAGTGACGGGGGCGCCGCGACCGAACCACGGGCGGGGCGGCCGACCCTGTCCTCGCTCGGCGGGCGGGGGCTCGGCATCGTGGAGTACGTGGCGGAGAGCTGGGGAGTGCGCCATGACGGGGACACGACGACGGTGTGGGCGATCCTGCCCGCTCCTCAGTCGGCATCGATGAACGGGCAGGTCGCGGCGTTGAAAGAGGCCGGCTAGCCGGCCTCTTCTCATGTCAGGCGCTCGCGCCGGCGACGCGGCGGTGGAGCACGGCCCGCTCCGCGGTCGCCCACGCGCTCGACACCAGCACGTAGAGCCCCGCCGCCAGCGGCAGCACCAGCACGAGCACCAGCGCGAAGACCGAAACCGGCACACTGACCAGACCGTAATTCGCCACCAGGCCCGCGACCTGCTGCCCCAGCGGCGCCCCGAAGAACGTGTGCCCGGCCAGCGCCGTCGGATGCGTCGCCACCCGGTACATCAGCCACAGGAACGGCACCTGCCCCAGCATCGGCAGGAACCCGGCGAACGGCGAACTGCCCTCGGCGGCGTACAGCGCCCTCGTCTCCGCGGCCAGCCGCTCGGGGTCGCGCGCGTGGCGCTTCCTGAGCGCGCCGAGCTGAGGGGCGAGGCGTTCGCGGATCCTCGCCGTACGGGCCTGGCGCACGTTGAGCGGCAGCAGCAGGAGCCGTACGGCGAGCGTGAGCAGCACGATCGCGAGCGCGGCGTCACCACCGGCCGCGCCGACGACGAACGCGACAAGAGAGTCGATGCAGGATCGCCACCAGGGTGATCCCGGCCGGCTACGGGTCGAGGAGGAGCTGGGTCACTCCGAACGCGAGGACTTGCTCATCACGGTGACCACCACGAACACGAGCAGAGCGATCACACCCACGATCAGGACGAGCTTGAACAGTCCCGCGAGCAGCGGCAGCAGGAAGTTGAACACCACGAACAGGCCCAGCAGGGCCCCTATGACGGCCATCACGACTCTACTCATGAGCCCACCGTACGTCCTCCGGGCAGGGGCCGCGAGGCTTACGGAGTGATGACGGGAGCGACGGTCCCGGGGGCGTGAGCCGTACCGTGAAGTCGTGAACACCCGCATCCTGGTGGTCGAGGACGATCCGACCGTCTCCGAGGTGGTCGCCCGCTACCTGGAGCGTGACGGGCACGAGGTCGAGTGCGTGGGCGACGGGGCCGAGGCGCTGCGCCGGGCGCTCGCGCACCCGCCCGACCTCATGGTGCTCGACCTCATGCTGCCGAGGCTCGACGGGCTCCAGGTGTGCCGGAGGCTCAGGGAGCGCTGGCCGGTGCCGGTCATCATGCTGACCGCGCTCGGCGAGGAGATCGACCGGGTGGTCGGCCTGGAGACGGGGGCCGACGACTACGTGGTCAAGCCGTTCAGCCCGCGCGAGCTGGCCCTGCGGGTGCAGTCGGTGCTGCGGCGGGCGCGGGGCGCGTCCGTGACCGGCGGCACCGGGGTGCTGCGCGACGACGACCTGACGGTGGACGTCGGGGCCCACGAGGTGCGCCTGCGCGGCGCCGAGGTCATGCTGACCGCCCGCGAGTTCGACCTGCTGGCCTACCTCATGCGCAACCCCCGCCAGGCGTTCAGCCGGTCGGCGCTGCTGAACCAGGTGTGGGGGTGGTCGTTCGGCGACTCGTCCACCGTGACGGTGCACGTGCGGCGGCTGCGGGAGAAGATCGAGCCGGATCCGACCGCGCCGCGCAGGATCGTCACCGTGTGGGGCGTCGGCTACCGCTACGAGCCGACGGAGAGCTGATGGAGCAGGGCGGTGTTCCGGCGGCGGCCGTAGCGGTCGGGGAGCTGCCGATGGTCGTGGCCGTGGCGGCCGGGCTCGGGCTGCTCGTGGCGCTGGCCGGCATCTGGGCGATGGGCCGGCTGCGGACCCGCTCGATCGGCGTGATGCTGGCGGTGGTCGTGGTGGTGGCCGTGGCGGCCACCCTGGCCGGCGTCGTGGCGATCACCGCCAAGATGATCATCGAGGGGCCGGTCAAGGACTTCGTGCTGAGCGTGGTGGCCGTCGGCGGGCTGGTCGGCCTGGGGGTCGCGTTCGTGCTGTCCAAGCGGGTCGTGCGGGAGAGCCGCCGGCTCGTCGCCGCCGTGCGCGAGCCGCCGTTCCAGGCGCCCCAGGGGCTGCCCGCCGAGCTGCAGGAGATCGCGAACACCCTGGAGGAGGCGTACGCCCGCGAGCGGGCCCTGGAGGGCGCGCGGCGCGAACTGGTGGCGTGGGTCAGCCACGACCTGCGTACGCCGCTGGCCGGCATGCGGGCCATGGCCGAGGCGCTGGAGGACGGCGTGGTCTCCGACCCCGGGACGGTCGCCCGCTACCACGGGCAGATCAAGCTGGAGGTGGAGCGGCTGTCGGCCATGGTGGACGACCTGTTCGAGCTGTCGCGCATCCACGCCGGGGCGCTGCGGCTCTCGCGGGCGCGGGTCGGGCTGGGCGACCTCGTCGCAGACACCGTCGCGGGCGCGGAACCGCTCGCCCGCGCCAAGGGCGTGCTGCTGACCGCCGAGGCGGCGGACGCCGCGGTGCCCGTGGAGGCCGACGCCGGCGCCCTGGGGCGCGCCCTCGGCAACCTCGTGGTCAACGCCATCAGGCACACCCCGTCGGACCGGGCCGTGGTGCTGCGGGCCGGCGTGGACGAGGGCATGGCGTGCCTGTCCGTCGCCGACTGCTGTGGAGGCATCCCGGAGGAGGACCTGCCCCGCGTGTTCGAGGTGGCCTTCCGGGGGGAGAGCGCGCGCACGCCGACGGCCGACGGCGGGGCCGGGCTCGGGCTGGCCATCGCCCAGGGCATCGTGGAGGCGCACGACGGGGTGATCGGGGTGGTCAACGACGGGCCGGGGTGCCGGTTCGAGATCCGGCTGCCCCTGTGCTGATCGTGGCCGGCGTCTGACGGCCGAGGGACGCGGGCTGGTCGGCGGCGGGCTGGGTGGCGGCGGGCTGGTCGGCGGCGGGCTGGGCGGGCGCGGCGGAGGTGTCGTCGGCGGGCGGGGCGGGCGTGCCGGAGGCATCCTGGGAGTCCGTCGTCTCCCGCTGGGGGCCGAACGACTCCAGCATCGCCCGGAACGTCGGACACGGCCACCGCCACATGCAGCTGCGGCACCGCAGGATCGGATGCGCCGCGTCGCTGGTGATGCCACCCGCGTCGCGGGGCTGGTGCAGGTCGAGCAGCCTGAGCCCCAGCTCGGAGAACCTGAGCAGGTCGGGACGCGCCCCCGCCAGGAACTCCAGGTCCTCGCGGACCAGCCGCGTACGGATCGGCACGTAGCCCTCGTGGTTGAGCAGGCCACGCAGCCGCGCTGCTTCGTCATGCCATGAGTTGGCCTTCTCCGTACGGAGAAGGATGGACTCCAGCCGGTCGCGGAGCCCTTCGCGCTGTGGATCTTCGGGGTTCTCGGTCTTCATCGACGTGGGGCCCGTCACCGTGCCCTGGTCCCTCCCTCTGGATGCCGCGGCGGGTGTTCAGGTGTCACGCTGTCAAGCTTCGCGTACTCTCCGTGCCTGTGGAGCCCAAACGGAGGACAAAAACCTGTGCTCGCCCTATCGGCGTGACAACGTGACCGGAAGCCTCCGCGCCGCTAGCCTGCCCATGTGGAGCTCAAGGTCTCGACTCGATCACATGCCGGGTTCGCGCTCGTCGCGGTCACCGGGGAAATCGACCTCTATACGGCGCCTCACCTGCAGTCCGAGTTCACTCGGCTGCTGCAGGAAGGGCCGAGCCGGGTGGTCATCGACATGTCCGCCGTGGATTTCTGCGACTCCACGGGCATGAACGTGCTGCTCTCGGCGCTCAAGAGGATGAAGGAGCAGGGAGGCACGCTGGAGGTGGCCTCGCCCCGTCCCGCCGTACGCAAGATCCTGCAGGTCACCGGACTCGACTCGGTGTTCACCGTGCACGAAGAGGTTCCGCAGGAGTTCCTCATAACCGAGGGCTCATGACGGGGGACACCGCTGTCGTCATCCCGGCGGCCAACGAGGCCGAACGCATCGCGACCACCGTCAAGGCCGCCTCGGCGCTGCCCGGCGTGGACCTCGTGGTGGTGGTGGACGACGGCTCACGCGACCTGACCGGCAAGGCGGCGCGCGCCGCCGGCGCCCGCGTGGTGCGGCACAGCCGCAACCGGGGCAAGGCGGCCGCGATGGAGAGCGGGGCCGAGGCCGTACGCCTCCTGGACGGGGACGCCGCTCCGCGCCACCTGCTGTTCCTCGACGCCGACCTCGGCGACACGGCCGCCGCGGCGGCGCCGCTCGTCGAGCCCGTACGCGCGGGCACCGCGGACATGACCATCGCCGTCTTCGCCACCAGGGTGAAGCTGGGGGGCCACGGGTTAGTCGTCCGCCTGTCCCGAGAGGGCATCCGCCGCGCGACCGGCCTGGAGCTGGCCCAGCCGCTCAACGGCCAGCGCTGCCTCACCCGGGCCGCCTTCGAGGCGGCGCGTCCGCTGGCGCACGGGTTCGGCGTGGAGACGGCCCTCACCATCGACCTGGTGCGCAAGGGCTTCCGGGTCGAGCAGGTCGAGGTCGAGATGGCCCACCGGGCGACGGGAACGGACTGGCGGGCGCAGCTCCATCGCGCGACCCAGCTCCGTGACGTGGCACGGGCGCTCGCCACCCGCGACCCGGTGGTCGTCCAAAACCTGAACAAACTTCACCCCAACCGCTGACCACCACCAGGGCAGGACGAGCACGAGCCGCCGGCCCCTCGTGACGCGCGCCCCCGCCCCCGAGGGGTCAAGAGAAGGCCGACTTCCTCGGGGCCGGGTCGTCGGTCCAGCCCATCCGCTTGACCACGTACGCGGAGGATCCGTCGCCCTCCTGCACGGCGAGCAGGTTCCCGCTGTCCCGATCGATGATGATCTGCTGCCGGACGGGCGCTTCGCCGTAGGTCAGCGCGACCCCGATGCGGCCGTCGAGGTCGGCGACGTCGTTCTCGACCCGCACCCCCGGCAGGCCGGCGAGCACGCGGTAGAGCGCGGCCCTGGTCGCCGGGGTGCTCTCGGTGTCGAGAAGGAGCCGTTC is part of the Nonomuraea coxensis DSM 45129 genome and encodes:
- the yidC gene encoding membrane protein insertase YidC, which gives rise to MLLTLAVRLLLLPLNVRQARTARIRERLAPQLGALRKRHARDPERLAAETRALYAAEGSSPFAGFLPMLGQVPFLWLMYRVATHPTALAGHTFFGAPLGQQVAGLVANYGLVSVPVSVFALVLVLVLPLAAGLYVLVSSAWATAERAVLHRRVAGASA
- a CDS encoding ATP-binding protein; translated protein: MSSVVLLPYAPSSVAVARQRLSTDLQDSGVFATAIDDAVLVVSELLSNALRHAHPLPSGMVRVAWLRSDEHIEVAVSDGGAATEPRAGRPTLSSLGGRGLGIVEYVAESWGVRHDGDTTTVWAILPAPQSASMNGQVAALKEAG
- a CDS encoding STAS domain-containing protein; amino-acid sequence: MELKVSTRSHAGFALVAVTGEIDLYTAPHLQSEFTRLLQEGPSRVVIDMSAVDFCDSTGMNVLLSALKRMKEQGGTLEVASPRPAVRKILQVTGLDSVFTVHEEVPQEFLITEGS
- a CDS encoding sensor histidine kinase, whose protein sequence is MEQGGVPAAAVAVGELPMVVAVAAGLGLLVALAGIWAMGRLRTRSIGVMLAVVVVVAVAATLAGVVAITAKMIIEGPVKDFVLSVVAVGGLVGLGVAFVLSKRVVRESRRLVAAVREPPFQAPQGLPAELQEIANTLEEAYARERALEGARRELVAWVSHDLRTPLAGMRAMAEALEDGVVSDPGTVARYHGQIKLEVERLSAMVDDLFELSRIHAGALRLSRARVGLGDLVADTVAGAEPLARAKGVLLTAEAADAAVPVEADAGALGRALGNLVVNAIRHTPSDRAVVLRAGVDEGMACLSVADCCGGIPEEDLPRVFEVAFRGESARTPTADGGAGLGLAIAQGIVEAHDGVIGVVNDGPGCRFEIRLPLC
- a CDS encoding glycosyltransferase; translation: MTGDTAVVIPAANEAERIATTVKAASALPGVDLVVVVDDGSRDLTGKAARAAGARVVRHSRNRGKAAAMESGAEAVRLLDGDAAPRHLLFLDADLGDTAAAAAPLVEPVRAGTADMTIAVFATRVKLGGHGLVVRLSREGIRRATGLELAQPLNGQRCLTRAAFEAARPLAHGFGVETALTIDLVRKGFRVEQVEVEMAHRATGTDWRAQLHRATQLRDVARALATRDPVVVQNLNKLHPNR
- a CDS encoding response regulator transcription factor → MNTRILVVEDDPTVSEVVARYLERDGHEVECVGDGAEALRRALAHPPDLMVLDLMLPRLDGLQVCRRLRERWPVPVIMLTALGEEIDRVVGLETGADDYVVKPFSPRELALRVQSVLRRARGASVTGGTGVLRDDDLTVDVGAHEVRLRGAEVMLTAREFDLLAYLMRNPRQAFSRSALLNQVWGWSFGDSSTVTVHVRRLREKIEPDPTAPRRIVTVWGVGYRYEPTES